The following nucleotide sequence is from Bacteroidota bacterium.
ATAGGGAAGGGTTGGTCTGCTTCAATTATACCTACAAGGTCATAGCATACATTGTAGGAATCACGTTTGAGTTTTTCGAACTCGAAAATTTCAGTAGCGTGGCATTGCGCCTGAACCACCCACCCGGTATAATTATCGTAATCGGTTCGAATGCGTATCCATTCATTTTGACGTTCGGTGATCTCAAACAAATCTCCGAACAATAACTGCGAAACCATTTCGCTACGATGGCCGGGTTCGGCACGCATTGGTACTATACTCTGTATACAAACTCCGTGTGTCATGGCTTTATTTTGTTTGCTGCGATTGCGTGTTTACGTTTAATTTTTTGCTGTCGTGCACTATTAATTTTTAAAACATTTTAACTTCATACTACTGTTTAAATTAGCGAGAGGTGTTAGTGTAATAATTGTTTTTCAATTGGGTTGCACTAACCGTTGTTGCAGGGTGTTAGCACATTTCGATTACAATGGCACTACCACCGCCACCACCGTTGCATATAGCTGCAGCACCAACTTTTGCATTATTTTGTTGAAGTACATGAAGCAACGTAACCACAATGCGGCAACCACTACTTCCTAAAGGATGCCCTAACGATACTGCACCACCATTTACATTTACTCGTGCTGGGTCTAGTTTCATAATTTGGTTATTGGCTAATGAAACTACCGAAAATGCTTCGTTAATTTCAAAATAGTCTATATCGCCTAGTTGCTTTCCTGCTTTGGCAACTGCCAAAGGCAGTGCCTTGCTTGGGCTGGTTGTAAACCACTCAGGTGCCTGTTGTGCATCAGCATATGAAACTATTTTAGCAAGTGGTTTTATGTTTAGTTCTTTTACTTTTTTCCCACTCATTAATATTACGGCCGAGGCACCATCATTTAATGTACTTGCATTGGCAGCGGTAACTGTACCATCTTTTTGAAATGCGGGCTTCAATGTTGGTACCTTAGCAAAATCTACCTTTTTGTAATCTTCGTCTTCGCTTATTATTGTTTCTTTTCCCTTAACGTTTATAGTTACCGGTACAATTTCATTTTTAAATTTTCCGGCTTCGTAAGCTGCAGCACTTCGTTTATATGATTCTATTGCATGTGCATCTTGCTCTTCGCGCGTAATTTTGCACTCTGCAGCGCATAGTTCGGCTGCATTGCCCATGTGATAGTCTTTGTAAACATCCCATAGGCCGTCTTTCACAAGTCCATCTGTAATCTGACCGTGGCCATATTTATAGCCATTGCGGGCTTTATCAAGATAATAGGGTACATTGCTCATGCTCTCCATACCTCCGGCTACCATAATATCTTTATCACCATTTGCTATAGCTTGTGCAGCCATCATAATGGCCTTCATGCCTGATGAACACACTTTATTAATAATGGTTCCCGGTGTTGTAACGGGTATTCCGGCACCAATACTTGCCTGGGTTACAGGCGCCTGTCCTATTCCTGCGCTCAGTGCATTTCCCATTAATACCTCTTCTACCATGTCGGGTTTTACTCCGCTACGTTCAAGTGCTGCTTTTATAGCTATTGCTCCTAACTGCGGAGCACTCATGCCTGAAAAGGAACCGCCAAAACTTGCAATTGGTGTTCGCACGGCACTAACAATAAATACTTCTTCCATTTTTTTTATTTTATAAATTGAATTTTTAACCTGTTTAATCTTGTTATTTGGGCGCGCAATTACGGCATTATTTACCGAGGCGACAAAATTCGTAAACTGCGAGTTATTAAAATAAATTTAAGGACATGTTAAAAGTACTTACGCTTATTATTTGCTTTGGTTGGGCATTTCAACTAAATGCACAAACAGCTATAAAACCAAAAGTTTTGTTAGTAACTGCCCATCCGGATGATGAAACAGGATGTGCTGCTACTGTGTATCGTATTACCCATGAGTTGAATGGTGAAGTTGAATTATGTGTAATAACTAATGGAGAGGCTGGGTATAAATATTCAACCTTAGCCGAACCCATCTATCAACTAAAGCTTACTGAAGAAGCTATCGGACGAAAGCACCTGCCTGCCATAAGGAAAAGGGAGTTAATAAAGGCGGCCAAAATTATCGGGATTAATAAGATTTATTTTCTGCTTGAAAAGGATAGTCATTATGGCCTTGACGAACGCGACCCGCTTGATACTTCCTGGAACAGTACTCGGGTAGAAAAAAAACTGCATGAAATAATGGTAAAAGGCAAGTATGATTTTGTGTTTTGTATGATACCCGATTCATCTACACATGCTGGGCACAAAGCAGCCACATTGCTTATTTTGCGCACTATTCAAAAATTGAATATTCCCAAACCCATTGTTTTGGCTTATGATGTAACAGATAGTTTAAGTACGGATAAAAACAATTTTTTACAGTTGAAGGATTACACCGAAACCAGATTTGATAGAACCGTAGCTCCATTTGAAGTAAGCAGATTAAAAAAGTTTGGTTTTAAAAACAGGTTGGATTATCGCATAATAGTTAACTGGGAAATTGCCGAACATAAGTCGCAAGGGGTAATGCAAACCGCAATGAACAGAGGTGATATTGAGCGTTTTTATTATTTCGCTCTAAATTCTGAACAAGGTAAACTGAAAGCGCAGGAGTTGTTTGATGCTTTGAAGTAAAGGCAATTAAATAAAACTTATAATTCTTAAACAGGCTATTCGTTGTTTTGGATAAAATCAATTCATCAATTTCCACAATATTTGTAAACCAAAAAGTATAAGTGCAACTCCGCTAATTTTATTAAAAACAGAAAGCGCCTTTGTACTGATAAACTTGTTAAGGTAATTGGCTAAATATGATTTAGCAATATCAGTAGCAAGCACTGTTGCTAAAGACGTTGCAAAAAATAAATAATTTTCTTTCTTATCATATCCTTGCAAGCTGATGGCACTTACAACACCAATCCAGAAAATAAGTGCAAAGGGATTAAATGTATTAGCCGCAAACCCCCGCAACACATAACCGGCAATAGTTTTACTGTTATAGCGAGCAGGCTGAAGATCACGTTGCGGCATTTCTACTTTTTTAAAAATGGCAAAGGCGCCCCATGCAACAAGAATAATTCCTCCGGCCAGGCCAAAAATAAATTTAGCAGTGACATTTTGATTAATAAATTTATTAGCGAGTTGAGCGATAATAATGCAAACTGCATCGCTAATCATAACTCCGGTAGCGATGTATGCTGCAGGTTTAAATCCCCTGTTAAGGCTGGTAAAAAGTATTAGAAAAAAAACAGGGCCAATTAAAAAGGCTAATCCGAATCCCAACAAAAAACCTTGCCAAAGAGCCTGTAACATAGTGCAGCAGTAGTTAAGCGTCAATGGTTTGTGCGGAAACAAAATGTTTCCATTCGTCAAGATTTTTTTTCTTAATAACCCTGGGGAATTTATTTTGTCCGCCAATCTTACCCTTTGAGCCAAGGTAATTTATAAATACCGAATCGGGTATTATGGTTACCATTATTTCTTTTAAGGCTGCACTGCGTTCAACCCGATAATCATCGTTAAGTAATTTTAGTTTTTCATCGAGTCGCATTTTCAGCTCTTCGGGCTTTACATTACTATCAGTGCCTATCCACCAGTGATGTGCAAATAATGTTTGAAATGGAATTCCGGCAACACAAAATTCGCGAATGGTAATATTCATTTCATCGCTTACCATCTCAATAGCCTTGTTCATATTATCAACCGAAAGATGTTCGCCATAAACTTAGGAAGTGTTTGGTGCGTCCGGTAATTTTAATTTCGCAAGTCTTCTTATTGGTAAAACGTATGGTATCTCCAATTAAATAGCGCCAGGCTCCCGCATTACTCGATAAGAGTAGCGCATACTCTTCACCTTCTTTTATTTCATTTACTAGTAAGGTTTCGGGTTTGCCTTTTAGTTCGCCTTCATCGTTAAAATTATCGTCATTAAATGGAATGAACTCGAAAAACAAACCGTTGTTTAAGTTAAGTTTCATGTCCTGTTCGGGAGCTTCTTGCATGGCAATATAACCTTCGCTGGCCAGATAGGTTTCGATATAGGTAACCGGTTTGCCAAGTAATGCAGCAAAACTTTTGCGGTAAGGCTCAAGACTTACCCCACCGTGCACGTAGAGGCTTAGGTTAGGCCACATTTCGTGAATGTGGTTGAGTTTATAGCGAGCAATAATTTTTTCGAGCAGCATTTGCAACCATGCCGGCACACCTACAATGATGCCAATATCCCATTGCGGAGCCATTTCGGTTATTTCTTCCAATTTAGCTGCCCAGTTTTTTTGTTTCGAAATTTTGCGGCCCGGTTTATAAAAATGCTGAAACCAAAAGGGAATTTTACTAGCCGTTATTCCACTTAAATCCCCTTCAAAATAACTGCCATTGCGCTCCAGATTTGTACTACCCCCTAACATAAGAATTCCTTTTTCGAAAACTTCTTCGGGCACATCAAAATTGCGCAGGGTAAATATTTGTTTAATACTTTGCTTTTGTATGGACTTTACCATGTCGCGGGTAACGGGTATATGCTTGCTTGATGAGTCGCTTGTTCCGCTACTTAGCGCAAAATATCTTACCTGACCCGGCCAACACACATCTTCATTTTCATGGAGGCATTTACTCCACCAGCTTTTAAATATGGTGCTATAGTCATGTATAGGCACCGATTGCCGGAAGGTGTTAACAAAATGACGGCTTCGCAGTATCTGGCTGAATTTGTAATAATCGCCAAAGTAGGTATATTGAGCCTTTCGCAATAATTTGCGTAAAGCTTTTCGCTGTTTTTGTATAGGGGTATTCAACTCATCCTGGTTCACCAATGCCCGGAGTTCAATACCCTTTTTAATAATACTACCTAGTAATGCCATAATTAATAAAGGAACTCAAAGGAATAAAAATTTTATGAAACTTACACAGCAAGTAATTTCTATGGCAATTTTGCCGGGCAAACCTTATATACAGGTTGGGTGTTATTAAAGGTAATTTTTCCAACTCAAATTTTCTCTCTACTATTGTTGTGAGATTAATTTAAAAAGCATTTTATGATAGAAGCAAAACCATATCATCCAAAAAATAAAATTCGAATAGTTACCGCAGCCAGTTTGTTTGATGGGCATGATGCAGCCATCAACATCATGCGAAGAATTATACAGTCGAGTGGGGCCGAAGTTATCCATTTGGGGCACGACCGCAGTGCGCGCGAAGTAGTAGAATGTGCCATTCAGGAGGATGCCAATGCTATTGCTATGACCAGTTATCAGGGTGGGCACAATGAATACTTTAAGTATATGCACGATTTGCTTAACGAGCGGGGCTGTGGTCATATTCGTATTTTTGGTGGTGGTGGAGGTACTATTTTGCCAAGCGAAATTGATGATTTGCATAACTACGGTATTACCCGAATTTATCATCCTGATGATGGACGATCGCTTGGCCTGCAAGGGATGATTAATGATTTGTTGCAAAAGTGTGATTACCCTACCGGATTTAATTTAAATGGTGAGGTTAAGCATCTTTCTACATCCAATCATAAAGAGATTGCACGCCTGATATCAGCTGCCGAGAATAATCCGGAAGAGTTTGCCAAGCAATATGAAGGCGTACAGGCAAAGATTGAAAGCCGCAAATCAAAAGGTATAGACACACCGGTACTGGGCATTACCGGAACAGGTGGTGCAGGTAAGTCATCACTGGTTGATGAGTTGATACGTAGATTTTTGATTGAATTTAAAGATAAAGATAAGGGAATAGATTTCGGTAGTACAATTGCTGTTATATCTGTGGATCCGAGCAAACGAAAAACAGGTGGCGCATTGCTTGGTGATCGAATTCGTATGAATAGCATCAGCAACCCGCGCGTGTATATGCGCTCTTTGGCTACACGCCAAAGCAATCTTGCCTTGAGCAAACACGTGCGCGAAGCTATTGATGTACTAAAAGCTGCCGGTTTTGATTTAATAATTTTAGAAACATCCGGTATAGGACAAAGTGATACCGAAATAACGGAACATAGCGATGTATCGCTGTATGTTATGACACCTGAGTATGGTGCAGCATCGCAATTAGAAAAAATTGACATGCTCGACTTTGCTGATGTAGTAGCGCTTAATAAATTTGATAAGCGTGGTGCATTGGATGCACTGCGCGATGTGCGAAAACAATACAAACGAAATCACAAAATATTTGATGCGCCTGATGAATCTTTACCAGTGTTTGGCACCATTGCTTCGCAGTTTGGCGACCCTGGTATGAATGCATTGTATAAGTGTGTGATAAATAAAATGGAAGAGAAAACTTCGCTTAAGCTAAAGAGTGAGATGAATGTGACGGATGAACTGAGCGAAAAAATTTACATCATACCACCAGCGCGCACACGTTATCTTAGCGAGATAAGTGATAACAACCGTGGCTACGATGCATGGGCAAGAGAGCAAGCCGCTATAGCACAAAATATTTTTGCATTAAGAGAAAGTATTCAGTTGTGTGATGATAAAGGAGTCAAAGATGCTTTGAATAAAGTGTTGGTAGAATGGGAATTGAAATTGGATGGTCAATGTAAAAAACATCTGGAAGAGTGGCCTCAAAAATATAAAGCTTACCGAGGTGAGTTTTACGAATTCAAAGTGCGCGAAAAAATCTTAAAAATAAGAACACATACTACTTCGCTTTCGCATCAGGAAATTCCGAAGGTTGCATTGCCAAAAACAACTGCATCAGGAGATTTACTGCAATGGATATTGCAGGAGAATGTACCGGGCGAATTTCCATTTACAGCAGGTGTATTCCGTTTTAAGCGTGAGGGCGAGGATCCTACGCGCATGTTCGCAGGTGAGGGAGGCCCCGAGCGTACCAACAAGCGTTTTCATTATGTAAGTAAAGGTATGCCGGCAAAGCGCCTCAGCACTGCATTTGATAGTGTTACCCTATATGGTCGCGACCCTGATTATCGCCCCGATATTTATGGTAAAATTGGTAATAGTGGAGTAAGTGTTTGTTGCCTTGATGATGCAAAGAAATTATATAGTGGATTTAATCTTTGCGATCCTACCACATCTGTTTCTATGACCATCAATGGCCCTTCGGCCATTGTATGTGCATTTTTTATGAATGCTGCCATCGATCAGCAATGCGAATTGTATATTAAGCAAAATGGTCTGGAAGAAGAGGTGCAGAAAAAAATTGCTGCTCTGTATAAAGATAATCCAGCTTCGCAGCCCCAATATTATCAAGACATACCAGAAGGTAATGATGGGTTAGGGTTAATGCTGTTGGGCGTAACCGGTGATCAGGTTTTGCCAGCAGATGTATATGCAAAAATAAAAGCTAACACCCTTGCATCAGTGCGTGGTACCGTGCAGGCAGATATATTGAAAGAAGATCAGGCACAGAACACTTGTATATTCTCAACCGAATTTAGTTTACGAATGATGGGAGATATGCAACAATATTTTATTGATAACATGATACGTAATTTTTATTCGGTATCTATATCAGGTTATCATATTGCTGAGGCTGGTGCTAATCCAATTTCGCAACTTGCCTTTACACTTGCCAATGGATTTACGTTTGTTGAGTATTACATCAGCCGCGGAATGGACGTAAATGATTTTGCACCAAACTTATCATTCTTCTTTAGCAATGGTATCGACCCTGAGTATGCAGTAATAGGCCGTGTAGCACGAAGAATATGGGCCAAGGCCATGAAGTTGAAATATAAAGCAAACGAGCGTTCGCAAATGTTGAAGTATCATATACAAACAAGCGGAAGATCATTGCATGCACAGGAAATAGATTTTAATGATATACGAACTACGTTGCAAGCACTATATGCCATATACGATAATTGCAATTCGCTGCACACCAATGCGTATGACGAAGCCATTACCACACCTACCGAAGAAAGTGTGCGCAGAGCAATCGCAATTCAATTAATTATTAATCGCGAATTAGGATTGGCCAAGAATGAAAATCCTTTGCAAGGTTCTTTTATCATTGAAGAATTAACTGACCTGGTAGAAGAGGCAGTGCTTATGGAGTTTGATAGAATAACAGAGCGTGGCGGAGTATTAGGTGCCATGGAAACCATGTATCAGCGTGGAAAAATTCAGGAGGAAAGTTTGTATTACGAAACATTGAAACATACCGGAGAATATCCCATAATTGGAGTAAATACGTTCTTGTCGAGCAAAGGTTCGCCTACAATAATTCCAAGCGAAGTTATACGAGCCACTACCGAAGAAAAAGAGAATCAAATAACAACACTCAAGCATTTGCATAGTAGGAGTATGGATATGCAAGTCAAAATGGTATCCAATTTACAACATGCAGCTATGCATAATCTCAATATGTTTGAGCAATTGATGGAATCGGTTAAGTACTGCTCGCTCGGACAAAATACCAATGCATTGTTTGAAGTTGGAGGGCAGTATAGGAGGAATATGTAATTGACTTTGCATTTTGCTTTCGCTCGCGTCTCGCGAGCGGACTAAATATCGGCCTCCGGCTATTTTCAAACTAAAGTTAATTTCTTAACTTCGGATTCGTTATCTAATGAACAATTTTATCGATGTATGGATTAATGTAATGGCAAATTATAAAAATGGTAAATCAATTAATGAATGTAGGCAAGTAACTTTAGTAAACAATGGTATTGCAGGAGATTTAACGAATGTTGTAATTTCTATTAGAGGTGTTTTTCAAGATTTTAATTCTCAAGTTGATAATTATAAAATAACAATCACAAAATGAAAAATTTTTTCTTATATATAATTCTTACAAAATTGGGCATTCTGGCAATCATAAACACAAGTATGTCTCAAAATAGTATTATTTGGTCTTCTATTCTGGTTGACTCTACTAATTATTACGAAGTAGAAAACACCTATTCACTGAAAGGTGATTCATTACTCCTCGTGGCGAATGTTTCCACAATTAATGACATTGATCCTATAATCTTGAAGGTTGACCCAAGTGGTGTTTTTACAACTTTTTGGACCAAACATGATAGTACAAAAAAGCAAAATATTCGAAATAGCTGCATAGACACCATTGGCAATATTTGGTTAATATCAAATTCGGAACCGGATAGCATTCATTTTATTGGTATTGATGGCACTTATGGAACCAAGATAATGGAAACGACTCTAAATGCAACTTACTTTTGGAGCACTATACATCAATACGCAGGCGAGATTTATTTTGCATTAGCTAATCCCACCAATACCCTTTTTAAGTACAGTTCTAGCGGAAATCTGATATGGCAAACTATAATTCCTGCGTATTTTCACCTTAATGCAATAGAGGGTATTGACGGCAATATCTATGTCATGGGGGATACATTAAGTAGCAATGGTGGGTGGTATCCAAAAATTTGTAAATATGACACTGCCGGTGTTTTTATTTCCAGTGTTGGAATGACTTATGGTAATAATAAGTTTTGCAATGCACTTACAGTAGAGAAGAATTTGTGGATGTGCGGTATGGATCATTTAGATAAGGCCTATTGTGCTAAAGTTGATACAAATCTAACCATACAAGATACCACCATCGGAGGGCCGTTTAATAAAGTAAGCAAGTCTAAAATAGTACTTGATAGCAATCTCAGTATTTACTGGAGTTATATTATTGAAAATGGTTCTAAAGAATGTCACATTGCTAAAATTGATAATCAAGCAATTGCTTTTAATGTTATTGATACTTGCTTTTCAGAAGGTTGGAAGGCACTTTATTATAAAGGGTTTGACATTATAGTAACTAAAAAGGCCTCTCTGTTAGTTGCTAATACGTACTGGAAATCACCAATTTTTGATTATCAATTAGCAGAATTTGATACTGCAGGAAATCAATTATGGGATACAAGGTACACTAACTCGAGTACTTCAAAGGAGATGGCATTTAGGCTAAACGAAACAGAAAATTTCTACTATCTAAGTGGGTCATATTCGGGGGTTGGTGGCATTTCTGGTATCAATGTTTTGAAAATGGCTAATGTCAGTTCTATTAATAATCATCTTGGGATTAATGAAACTTTATACGTGCACCCTAATCCAAATTATGGTGGCACAATTTATTTATCAAAGCAAGTTCAGAATGCTGAAGTTTCTATCTATAACAGCAAAGGAAGAATGGTTGATTATTATATGAACTTTTCAGGCAATCAATTGAAACCCCATAGCGCACTTTCTAGCGGGTTGTATTTTATTTCAATTACAGAGCAAAATAAATGTGTTACAAAAAAATTAATAATAATTAATGAAAATGAGTAGAATTATATTCGCACTTTACGTGTGCTGCCTTACAATTGTTTTTACTTCTAAAACCAATGCGCAAAGTGATACGCTTAGTACATACATTTATGATGCTGACAGTAATGGTGTATTTGTAACCAAATCTTTTGAGATATTAGATTTTGAAACTTCAGCAGGAGTAAGCAATGTAATTTTACCAGATACAAGCATTGCGACTTTAGTTGATTTTGCATTATCTCCTTCTCGCAAAATTAATAAGCTGCTTGAGGAGGATAGGTCCAGCGAATTATCTCTGTATCCGAATCCAGCTATTAACCTAATCACCTTTCAGTTGAATAAGAGTATCCAACTTCCGGCAGTTTTATTTATTTTTGATTTAAAAGGGCAATTGGTTTATCAGAGTGCTATAAGTGTGCAGCCAATGATGGAATATCAATTATCTATCATCCAGTTGAACGCAGGCGAATATATTTTAAAAATTGGAAAATGAAATGAAAGCGTACAATCTAATTTTATTAAGCTCTAACATAGATCCTGGCATCACCATTGGCGAATTAAAATTATTGTCAAATACCGAATATCAAGTCTCAATAAATTTAACCCCGCCACAACCACCTGGCACCGATGTATGGATTCGGGGCAGTATAAAGATTATGACGCCAATGTAACGAATTATAAAGTAAGTGTTTACCATTAAACTTGATAAATGATGAAAATTAAATTAGTACTGGTTTATTTAATTGCGATTACCCTTGGTTTTGCAAAAACAAATGGCGCAAATCAATTTAAGTTGGTTGGTGCAATATAATGAGTTAGATAGGCACTCAAATGTTACGCATGCATTGTTAGACTCCTTTGAGAATGTTGTGGTTGCTGTAACAAACAGTAGCAAGCAAGTTGGCTTTGAAACAAATGCAAGTATATTAAAGTATGATGCAACTGGTGCACAAGTCTTTAAATGGCAAAGGTTAGATTCGCTCAATGGTGAAGTCGTTAATGATTTATCTACTGATACAGCGGGTAATATTTATGCTCTTACATACGTAAGCAATGTATGGCAATTGGACACCTTACATTTAATAAAAATAGATGG
It contains:
- a CDS encoding LysE family transporter, whose product is MLQALWQGFLLGFGLAFLIGPVFFLILFTSLNRGFKPAAYIATGVMISDAVCIIIAQLANKFINQNVTAKFIFGLAGGIILVAWGAFAIFKKVEMPQRDLQPARYNSKTIAGYVLRGFAANTFNPFALIFWIGVVSAISLQGYDKKENYLFFATSLATVLATDIAKSYLANYLNKFISTKALSVFNKISGVALILFGLQILWKLMN
- a CDS encoding T9SS type A sorting domain-containing protein, translated to MKNFFLYIILTKLGILAIINTSMSQNSIIWSSILVDSTNYYEVENTYSLKGDSLLLVANVSTINDIDPIILKVDPSGVFTTFWTKHDSTKKQNIRNSCIDTIGNIWLISNSEPDSIHFIGIDGTYGTKIMETTLNATYFWSTIHQYAGEIYFALANPTNTLFKYSSSGNLIWQTIIPAYFHLNAIEGIDGNIYVMGDTLSSNGGWYPKICKYDTAGVFISSVGMTYGNNKFCNALTVEKNLWMCGMDHLDKAYCAKVDTNLTIQDTTIGGPFNKVSKSKIVLDSNLSIYWSYIIENGSKECHIAKIDNQAIAFNVIDTCFSEGWKALYYKGFDIIVTKKASLLVANTYWKSPIFDYQLAEFDTAGNQLWDTRYTNSSTSKEMAFRLNETENFYYLSGSYSGVGGISGINVLKMANVSSINNHLGINETLYVHPNPNYGGTIYLSKQVQNAEVSIYNSKGRMVDYYMNFSGNQLKPHSALSSGLYFISITEQNKCVTKKLIIINENE
- a CDS encoding T9SS type A sorting domain-containing protein; its protein translation is MSRIIFALYVCCLTIVFTSKTNAQSDTLSTYIYDADSNGVFVTKSFEILDFETSAGVSNVILPDTSIATLVDFALSPSRKINKLLEEDRSSELSLYPNPAINLITFQLNKSIQLPAVLFIFDLKGQLVYQSAISVQPMMEYQLSIIQLNAGEYILKIGK
- a CDS encoding methylmalonyl-CoA mutase family protein, producing MIEAKPYHPKNKIRIVTAASLFDGHDAAINIMRRIIQSSGAEVIHLGHDRSAREVVECAIQEDANAIAMTSYQGGHNEYFKYMHDLLNERGCGHIRIFGGGGGTILPSEIDDLHNYGITRIYHPDDGRSLGLQGMINDLLQKCDYPTGFNLNGEVKHLSTSNHKEIARLISAAENNPEEFAKQYEGVQAKIESRKSKGIDTPVLGITGTGGAGKSSLVDELIRRFLIEFKDKDKGIDFGSTIAVISVDPSKRKTGGALLGDRIRMNSISNPRVYMRSLATRQSNLALSKHVREAIDVLKAAGFDLIILETSGIGQSDTEITEHSDVSLYVMTPEYGAASQLEKIDMLDFADVVALNKFDKRGALDALRDVRKQYKRNHKIFDAPDESLPVFGTIASQFGDPGMNALYKCVINKMEEKTSLKLKSEMNVTDELSEKIYIIPPARTRYLSEISDNNRGYDAWAREQAAIAQNIFALRESIQLCDDKGVKDALNKVLVEWELKLDGQCKKHLEEWPQKYKAYRGEFYEFKVREKILKIRTHTTSLSHQEIPKVALPKTTASGDLLQWILQENVPGEFPFTAGVFRFKREGEDPTRMFAGEGGPERTNKRFHYVSKGMPAKRLSTAFDSVTLYGRDPDYRPDIYGKIGNSGVSVCCLDDAKKLYSGFNLCDPTTSVSMTINGPSAIVCAFFMNAAIDQQCELYIKQNGLEEEVQKKIAALYKDNPASQPQYYQDIPEGNDGLGLMLLGVTGDQVLPADVYAKIKANTLASVRGTVQADILKEDQAQNTCIFSTEFSLRMMGDMQQYFIDNMIRNFYSVSISGYHIAEAGANPISQLAFTLANGFTFVEYYISRGMDVNDFAPNLSFFFSNGIDPEYAVIGRVARRIWAKAMKLKYKANERSQMLKYHIQTSGRSLHAQEIDFNDIRTTLQALYAIYDNCNSLHTNAYDEAITTPTEESVRRAIAIQLIINRELGLAKNENPLQGSFIIEELTDLVEEAVLMEFDRITERGGVLGAMETMYQRGKIQEESLYYETLKHTGEYPIIGVNTFLSSKGSPTIIPSEVIRATTEEKENQITTLKHLHSRSMDMQVKMVSNLQHAAMHNLNMFEQLMESVKYCSLGQNTNALFEVGGQYRRNM
- a CDS encoding acetyl-CoA C-acyltransferase gives rise to the protein MEEVFIVSAVRTPIASFGGSFSGMSAPQLGAIAIKAALERSGVKPDMVEEVLMGNALSAGIGQAPVTQASIGAGIPVTTPGTIINKVCSSGMKAIMMAAQAIANGDKDIMVAGGMESMSNVPYYLDKARNGYKYGHGQITDGLVKDGLWDVYKDYHMGNAAELCAAECKITREEQDAHAIESYKRSAAAYEAGKFKNEIVPVTINVKGKETIISEDEDYKKVDFAKVPTLKPAFQKDGTVTAANASTLNDGASAVILMSGKKVKELNIKPLAKIVSYADAQQAPEWFTTSPSKALPLAVAKAGKQLGDIDYFEINEAFSVVSLANNQIMKLDPARVNVNGGAVSLGHPLGSSGCRIVVTLLHVLQQNNAKVGAAAICNGGGGGSAIVIEMC
- a CDS encoding PIG-L family deacetylase codes for the protein MLKVLTLIICFGWAFQLNAQTAIKPKVLLVTAHPDDETGCAATVYRITHELNGEVELCVITNGEAGYKYSTLAEPIYQLKLTEEAIGRKHLPAIRKRELIKAAKIIGINKIYFLLEKDSHYGLDERDPLDTSWNSTRVEKKLHEIMVKGKYDFVFCMIPDSSTHAGHKAATLLILRTIQKLNIPKPIVLAYDVTDSLSTDKNNFLQLKDYTETRFDRTVAPFEVSRLKKFGFKNRLDYRIIVNWEIAEHKSQGVMQTAMNRGDIERFYYFALNSEQGKLKAQELFDALK